One region of Vicinamibacterales bacterium genomic DNA includes:
- a CDS encoding SulP family inorganic anion transporter, with amino-acid sequence MTADLGSHAVTIGASGSSKGVLRLDILAGLTTAAVVVPKALAYATIAGLPVQVGLYTASVPMVIYALLGTSRPLSVSTTTTLAILTAAELGRVAPGGGAELITASATLTVLVGLLLLLASAIRLGFVANFISEPVLTGFKSGIGLVIVVDQIPKLLGIHIDKAGFFRDLLSIIRHVPQTSMTTLVLAVSLLAVIFLVEKFLPHAPAPLIAIGLAIGASALLGLDHAGVAVIGAIPGGLPRLVPPRLDVMWGMGPAAIGIALMSFTEGIAAARAFAAPGEPRLQPNRELLAVGAANVAGGLFGAMPAGGGTTQTAVNRKAGARTQAAGLVTAGIAIASLLVLGPLIGLMPQAALAAVVVAYSVGLIQPIEFLDIRAVRRIEFRWAVIAFVGVLLLGTLQGIVVAVIVSLLALAQQAFHPTVHVLGRKRGTDVFRPRSREHADDESWPGLLIARIEGRAFFLNAQGIGDRLLSLIDESKPTTVLLDCGGLIDIEYTALKLLIAAEQRLRQQGVTVWMAALNPEVLTVVQQSALGRTLGLERLFFNVQSAVQRYERTAASEPTTSRPHPSDAAGAC; translated from the coding sequence ATGACAGCGGATCTTGGATCTCACGCGGTCACCATCGGAGCCTCAGGCTCCTCGAAGGGCGTGCTGCGCCTGGACATCCTTGCCGGCCTGACGACCGCGGCCGTCGTCGTGCCCAAGGCGCTCGCCTACGCGACCATCGCCGGCCTGCCAGTGCAGGTCGGGCTCTACACCGCCAGCGTGCCGATGGTGATCTATGCCCTGCTCGGGACGTCGCGGCCGCTCAGCGTCAGCACGACGACGACCCTGGCCATCCTGACGGCGGCGGAGCTGGGGCGCGTCGCCCCTGGCGGCGGTGCGGAACTGATCACGGCCTCGGCAACGCTGACCGTGCTGGTTGGCCTGTTGCTGTTGCTGGCATCGGCGATCCGGCTTGGCTTCGTGGCCAACTTCATTTCCGAACCAGTCCTGACCGGATTCAAGTCTGGCATCGGCCTGGTGATCGTCGTCGATCAGATTCCGAAGCTGCTCGGCATCCACATCGACAAGGCTGGCTTCTTCAGGGATCTGCTTTCGATCATCCGGCATGTACCGCAGACTTCGATGACGACGCTGGTCCTCGCCGTGTCGTTACTGGCGGTGATCTTCCTCGTCGAGAAATTCCTTCCGCACGCGCCCGCCCCACTCATCGCGATCGGTCTCGCGATTGGCGCATCCGCGCTGCTCGGACTCGATCACGCGGGTGTCGCCGTGATCGGCGCGATACCTGGCGGCCTCCCCAGACTGGTCCCCCCACGCCTCGACGTCATGTGGGGGATGGGGCCGGCGGCGATTGGCATCGCTTTGATGAGCTTCACCGAAGGCATCGCTGCCGCGCGCGCCTTCGCCGCGCCTGGTGAACCGCGTCTCCAGCCGAATCGGGAACTGCTGGCGGTTGGGGCGGCGAATGTCGCGGGAGGGCTCTTCGGCGCGATGCCGGCAGGGGGAGGTACGACCCAGACCGCGGTCAACCGGAAGGCCGGTGCACGCACCCAGGCCGCCGGCCTGGTGACAGCCGGAATCGCGATCGCGTCGCTCCTGGTACTCGGTCCCCTAATCGGCCTGATGCCGCAGGCGGCGCTGGCGGCGGTCGTCGTCGCTTATTCGGTGGGCCTGATCCAGCCGATCGAATTCCTCGACATTCGGGCCGTCCGCCGCATCGAATTCCGGTGGGCGGTGATCGCGTTCGTCGGGGTGCTGCTGCTGGGAACGCTCCAGGGCATCGTGGTGGCGGTGATTGTCTCGCTGTTGGCGCTCGCACAGCAGGCCTTTCATCCGACGGTGCACGTCCTCGGCCGCAAGCGCGGCACCGACGTGTTCCGGCCGCGTTCCAGGGAGCATGCGGATGACGAGTCGTGGCCGGGATTGCTCATCGCGCGGATCGAGGGGCGAGCCTTCTTCCTCAATGCCCAGGGCATCGGCGACCGGCTCCTGTCGCTGATCGACGAGTCGAAGCCGACCACGGTGCTGCTCGACTGCGGCGGGCTCATCGACATCGAGTACACGGCCCTCAAGCTGTTGATCGCAGCCGAACAGCGGCTGCGCCAGCAGGGGGTGACGGTGTGGATGGCGGCGCTCAACCCCGAAGTGCTCACGGTAGTTCAGCAGTCCGCGCTTGGCCGGACCCTCGGTCTGGAGCGTCTGTTCTTCAACGTGCAGAGCGCCGTTCAGCGTTACGAGCGAACCGCCGCCAGCGAGCCGACTACTTCGCGGCCACATCCATCAGATGCAGCCGGAGCTTGTTGA
- a CDS encoding carbonic anhydrase has protein sequence MTTLTTRRVTLICGVFATVALVVGAAFAQEHTGPHWTYGGSTGPDHWGDLDKAFGACRVGHQQAPIDIRSPKPADLPPIQFAYQSTPLHIVNNGHAIQVNYAPGSFITIGDTRYQLTQFHFHHPSEERINGKSFDMVAHLVHTAPDGRIAVVAVLLDAGAANPTVAGLWQHLPTQEGPEQKLDDVQVDATGLLPRDHGYYTFAGSLTTPPCSENVTWFVLKTPEQISQGQADAFGKVYPHDARPIQPLYGRQVLASK, from the coding sequence ATGACGACCTTGACGACTCGACGCGTGACCCTCATATGCGGAGTGTTCGCAACCGTTGCGCTCGTCGTTGGCGCTGCGTTCGCTCAGGAGCATACGGGACCGCATTGGACCTACGGTGGAAGCACCGGACCCGATCACTGGGGCGATCTCGACAAGGCCTTCGGGGCCTGCCGGGTGGGCCATCAGCAGGCCCCGATCGACATCCGATCTCCCAAGCCGGCCGACTTGCCGCCGATCCAGTTCGCCTATCAAAGCACGCCGCTGCACATCGTCAACAACGGTCACGCGATTCAGGTCAACTACGCGCCGGGCAGCTTCATCACCATCGGCGACACGCGATACCAGCTGACGCAGTTTCATTTCCATCATCCCAGCGAAGAGCGAATCAACGGCAAGAGCTTTGATATGGTCGCGCACCTCGTGCACACGGCCCCCGATGGCAGGATCGCCGTCGTCGCCGTCCTGCTTGACGCGGGAGCTGCGAACCCGACCGTCGCAGGTCTCTGGCAGCACCTGCCTACGCAAGAGGGACCGGAACAGAAGCTGGACGATGTGCAGGTCGACGCGACGGGCCTGCTGCCGCGGGATCACGGGTATTACACGTTTGCGGGATCGCTCACGACTCCGCCCTGCAGCGAGAACGTCACGTGGTTCGTGCTGAAAACGCCCGAGCAGATTTCACAGGGTCAGGCCGACGCCTTTGGCAAGGTCTATCCGCATGACGCGCGCCCGATCCAACCGCTCTACGGACGCCAGGTGCTGGCGTCCAAGTAA
- a CDS encoding glucoamylase family protein has product MHDPGVHPSTLGGIELLGIEPLEDHARRLAALLTVSLRHRGSSRAHLKRLRQHSDTLRRVYTALAEDAKRGEPSSPAAEWLLDNFHIVVAALRDIHHDLPPGFFRRLPQVPADEFAGTPRVYAMALELIRCSAGRLDPQRVHRFVTAFQSVTPLTMGELWAWPSALKLALMDHLRTRADVLETSRAHRLEADRLVDALDTRAHVRDRWPSQVHPAFVIRLLQRSREREAAASLRRELDAALAARGQTVEDAIRSEARHQAAEQTFMANLIGSLRLVSTFDWSEFFESVSLVEQILQRDPVAVYGLMDFASRDRYRHAVEELAEPTGDGQVSVALKSIERARQVAERTPDARQAHVGYYLIGDGRQQFERGIGWRPRIGARLRREFFRLATPGYLGTIAAGTAALVALMVAYAHAHGWRWPWLLIVVLLSIVPTSELTIQILQRLLGRFIPPRRLPRLDLARIPASARTMVIVPTILDSVARAEDLAAHLEVQALGNLDPNIHFALLSDFKDASAETLPLDAEILAAAADAIKELNQKHRDAGGADRFFLFHRTRQWNQQEGLWMGWERKRGKIEEFNRLLRGATDTSFVIAVGDAAILPQVRYCLTLDSDTRLPRDAARQLIGVITHPLNRPAFDPAVGRVTDGYGILQPRVSVTFTSAAGSLFARLYAGHTGVDPYTTAVSDTYQDVFREGIFTGKGLYDVDAFTAALEDSVPENALLSHDLFEGLHVRVALVSDVELVDEYPSSVLAHARRQHRWIRGDWQILLWLFPFVPTRHGFKRNSFPLISRWKILDNLRRSLVSPTLLALLVGGWVLLPGAHWFWTATVLAVMAAQLLPLVAQMVIGPRKAQSFPVYWRNLRADSAIALAQVALSVTFLAYHAWDTMHAIVLTLVRLTITKRRLLEWETAAATAARAAGIAGGRAVLRFAADMMASPIIAAVVALLVSIVRPAALSSALPFLTLWVIAPAVAYWLSKPVGPRERTLSDRNRRLLRHIARKTWRYYETFVTAADSWLPPDNYQEGDEPRLARRTSPTNIGMTLLSTLAAHDLGYLTTDTLITRLDRTLTTLEGLEKHEGHFLNWYDTATLAPLHPRYVSTVDSGNLAAALIALAQGLLALTAEPQSPTQRFEGIVDAAELLSEATSSVPPQESPRRDAIAHLNRLARELASQARKAAGGDTIPLTAIAQELAEVAGSVSDREVSSGISSDIAFWTTAARDCVAALGAPAAAPPADLLVRLAERASALALAMRFDFLYDRRRRIFSIGFRLADAEGPGRRDTSFYDLLASEARLASFVAIAKGDVPQQHWFHLGRLVTNIDGRATLMSWGGTMFEYLMPQLLLRSYPGTLLDQSCRASLRRQIEYGNERGVPWGISESAYAFTDRFGNYQYKAFGVPGLGFKRGLADDLVVAPYATALGSLIDPAAAASNFRRLTRQGIDGRFGFYEAMDNRPRKPAADDNPAAGDGQPEIVRAFFAHHQGMSLVALANVLLEDVFVTRFHADARVKATELLLQERVPREAILAEARPAEGSRALPSIGAAVSRRFQTPHTRSPHTHFLSNGRYTVALTHAGGGSSMWNGLSVTRRRDDRTSDAGAHFIYLRDPWSGGVWSATYQPICREPDEFETVFELEKVTLRRRDGDFDTQLQIVVSPEDDVEVRRLSITNRGSRPREIEVTSYAEMVLARPEDDLAHPAFGKLFIETEYDAQSAGLLFSRRPRSAEEPHAWAFHVLAVDGRLGGAVEWETDRVRFLGRGRSPSNPAALDGRALSGTTGAVLDPVAALRERVRLAPGAFVRVTFATGVAHDRPTALALIHKYRDASAAARAFSMASTHVHITLQHLGLTDDQAILFDRLASRVFGSDPSGMSPDDIARNIFGQTNLWGRGISGDLPILLVHVADVSEIALVRQLLHAQEYWRTKDLRADVVIVNDHPADYLDEVHAHLTSLMQEPRWAGWLDKPGGMFLVRSDGVPDVDRHLLSAVARIVLRGDFGGLAPQLDRKAPWLSRGEIIPQSSALRAPTPAPVHASVGPRVMENGVGGFTPDGREYVIVLDGDRETPLPWSNILANAEFGTALSASGAAYTWAGNSRENRLTPFANDPISDPTGEAIFLRDEEAGTVWGATPGPLSRSAQSGSWVIRHSPGMSYFHYAIDGLEQELAVAVAPDDPVKVSRLTLTNTSNTTRRVSAFVYVEWVLGPPRFGERRFVVCERDDSTGAILARNAYNTDFKDRIAFLHATEQPRSITCDRGDFIGRNRTLNAPAALFRDSLGGQLGAGLDSCGALQIAIEIPPGETRRVAFVLGQGRDRAQAIALAATYSRLDAVENAIGRSARFWDDTLGAIQVHTPDDSFDLLVNRWLLYQTLSCRIWARSGPYQPGGAFGFRDQIQDVLSLLYSRPELCRAHLVLAASRQFVEGDVQHWWHPPAGRGTRTRCSDDMLWLPYAAAIYVDRTGDQSLFDEVVPFLEAPPLAPDESETYSLPSVSNTTATILDHAIRAIERALKYGAHGLPLIGSGDWNDGMNRIGQLGRGESVWLGWFLVVILKQYVAICDERGDSDRAQRYRSEVRWLTGMLELAWDGNWYRRAYFDDGTPLGSAQNDECRIDSLTQSWAVFSQEADPRRAARAMEAVRANLVRRDAQIVLLLTPPFDRTPHDPGYIKGYLPGVRENGGQYTHAALWAIIALARLGLGDEAMELFHMVNPINHTRTPDGIEQYRVEPYAMAADVYAHPMHLGRGGWTWYTGSAGWMYQAAIEGLVGLRRAGSTFSVAPCVPLIWPEFSIEWRVGRTMYHISVSNPDHRACGPRSAELDGSPVDPDHIPLLDDGQTHRVIVVLGEATGRIGPSLGQATTGSSTR; this is encoded by the coding sequence ATGCATGATCCAGGCGTCCATCCTTCGACGCTTGGCGGCATCGAGCTCCTCGGTATCGAACCGCTCGAGGACCATGCGAGGCGACTGGCGGCTCTGCTCACGGTCTCCTTGCGACACCGCGGCAGCAGTCGCGCCCACTTGAAGCGGCTCCGCCAGCATTCGGACACGCTGCGGCGGGTGTACACCGCGCTTGCCGAGGACGCCAAACGCGGCGAGCCGTCGTCACCTGCAGCCGAGTGGTTGCTCGACAATTTCCATATCGTCGTCGCCGCACTCCGCGACATCCATCACGACCTGCCGCCTGGCTTCTTCCGGCGGCTCCCGCAGGTTCCCGCCGACGAGTTCGCCGGGACGCCCCGCGTCTACGCCATGGCGCTCGAGCTGATTCGCTGCAGCGCCGGGCGGCTCGACCCGCAACGTGTGCACCGATTCGTTACGGCTTTTCAGTCGGTTACGCCATTGACGATGGGGGAACTGTGGGCGTGGCCGTCGGCATTGAAGCTCGCGCTGATGGACCACCTCCGCACGAGAGCGGACGTGCTCGAGACGAGCCGGGCTCACCGCCTGGAAGCGGACCGACTGGTGGACGCGCTCGACACCCGGGCGCACGTCCGCGATCGCTGGCCGTCACAGGTACATCCGGCATTCGTCATTCGGCTGCTGCAGCGCTCGCGCGAGCGGGAAGCAGCCGCGTCGCTGCGGCGCGAACTCGACGCCGCATTGGCGGCGCGTGGCCAGACCGTCGAGGATGCCATCCGTTCCGAAGCGCGGCACCAGGCAGCCGAACAGACGTTCATGGCGAATCTGATTGGCAGCCTGCGGCTCGTCTCGACGTTCGACTGGAGTGAATTCTTCGAGAGCGTCAGTCTGGTCGAGCAGATTCTGCAGCGCGATCCGGTGGCCGTTTACGGACTGATGGATTTTGCCAGCCGCGACCGCTATCGGCATGCCGTCGAGGAACTCGCCGAGCCGACGGGCGACGGCCAGGTCAGCGTGGCGCTCAAGAGCATCGAGCGCGCCCGGCAAGTCGCCGAACGTACACCGGACGCCCGTCAAGCGCACGTCGGCTATTACCTGATCGGAGACGGCCGCCAGCAGTTCGAACGCGGTATCGGGTGGCGGCCTCGCATCGGGGCGCGTCTCCGTCGCGAATTCTTTCGGCTGGCGACCCCGGGATATCTCGGCACCATTGCGGCAGGCACGGCGGCGCTGGTCGCGCTCATGGTTGCCTACGCACACGCGCATGGGTGGCGGTGGCCATGGTTGCTGATCGTCGTCCTGCTCTCCATCGTGCCGACGAGCGAGCTGACCATCCAGATTCTTCAGCGGCTGCTCGGCCGCTTCATCCCGCCGCGACGCCTGCCGCGACTCGATCTGGCGCGGATTCCCGCGTCGGCGCGCACGATGGTGATCGTGCCGACGATTCTCGACAGCGTCGCGCGCGCCGAGGACCTCGCCGCCCACCTCGAGGTGCAGGCGCTCGGCAATCTCGATCCGAATATTCATTTCGCCCTGCTGAGCGACTTCAAGGATGCCAGCGCCGAGACGCTGCCGCTCGACGCTGAGATTCTCGCGGCGGCGGCCGACGCCATCAAGGAGCTCAACCAGAAGCACCGCGACGCTGGCGGGGCCGACCGCTTCTTTCTGTTCCACCGCACCCGCCAGTGGAACCAGCAGGAAGGGCTGTGGATGGGATGGGAGCGTAAGCGGGGAAAAATCGAGGAATTCAACCGACTGCTGCGCGGCGCCACCGACACCAGCTTCGTGATTGCGGTCGGCGACGCCGCGATCCTGCCGCAGGTTCGCTACTGCCTCACGCTCGACAGCGACACCCGGCTGCCGCGGGACGCCGCCCGCCAGTTGATCGGCGTCATTACCCATCCACTCAACCGACCCGCATTCGACCCGGCCGTCGGCCGCGTGACGGATGGCTACGGCATTCTCCAGCCGCGCGTGAGCGTCACGTTCACGAGCGCCGCCGGATCGCTGTTCGCCCGGCTCTACGCAGGTCACACCGGCGTCGATCCGTACACGACGGCGGTCTCCGACACCTACCAGGACGTCTTCCGCGAAGGCATCTTCACCGGAAAGGGTCTTTATGACGTGGACGCGTTCACCGCCGCGCTGGAAGACTCGGTGCCGGAAAACGCGCTGCTCTCACACGACCTGTTCGAAGGGCTGCACGTGCGTGTCGCGCTGGTGTCCGACGTCGAGCTGGTCGACGAGTATCCATCGAGCGTGCTTGCGCATGCGCGGCGGCAGCACCGGTGGATCCGCGGCGACTGGCAGATCCTCCTGTGGCTGTTCCCGTTCGTCCCGACGCGCCACGGATTCAAGCGCAATTCGTTCCCGCTGATTTCGCGCTGGAAGATCCTCGACAACCTGCGCCGCAGTCTCGTCTCGCCGACGCTGCTGGCGCTGCTGGTCGGCGGCTGGGTGCTGCTGCCGGGCGCCCACTGGTTCTGGACCGCGACCGTGCTGGCGGTCATGGCGGCGCAGTTGCTGCCGCTGGTGGCGCAGATGGTGATCGGACCGCGCAAGGCGCAGTCCTTCCCGGTCTACTGGCGAAACCTCCGCGCTGACTCGGCGATTGCGCTCGCCCAGGTCGCGCTCAGCGTGACGTTCCTCGCCTACCACGCGTGGGACACGATGCACGCGATCGTCTTGACGCTGGTGCGGCTGACGATCACCAAACGCCGTCTGCTCGAATGGGAAACCGCCGCCGCGACGGCGGCGCGTGCCGCCGGCATCGCCGGCGGACGGGCCGTGCTGCGATTTGCCGCCGACATGATGGCCAGCCCGATCATCGCGGCGGTCGTCGCGCTGCTGGTTTCGATCGTCCGCCCAGCGGCGCTGTCCTCGGCACTCCCCTTCCTGACGCTGTGGGTCATCGCGCCCGCCGTCGCTTACTGGCTGAGCAAGCCGGTCGGACCGCGCGAGCGCACGCTCAGCGATCGCAACCGGCGCCTGCTGCGCCACATCGCGCGAAAGACGTGGCGCTACTACGAAACCTTCGTGACGGCCGCCGATTCGTGGCTGCCGCCCGACAATTACCAGGAAGGCGATGAGCCGCGCCTGGCCAGGCGTACCTCGCCCACCAACATCGGGATGACGCTGTTGTCGACGCTGGCTGCGCACGATCTCGGCTATCTCACCACCGACACCCTGATCACCCGTCTCGACAGAACCCTGACGACGCTCGAAGGACTCGAGAAGCACGAGGGGCACTTCCTCAACTGGTACGACACGGCGACGCTGGCGCCGCTCCACCCTCGCTACGTCTCGACGGTGGATAGCGGCAATCTCGCGGCGGCCCTGATCGCCCTGGCGCAAGGCCTGCTGGCGCTCACCGCCGAGCCGCAGAGCCCGACGCAGCGGTTCGAGGGGATCGTCGACGCCGCCGAATTGCTCTCGGAGGCAACCTCCTCGGTCCCGCCGCAGGAGTCGCCGCGTCGCGACGCCATCGCACACCTCAATCGGCTCGCACGCGAGCTCGCGTCGCAGGCTCGCAAAGCGGCCGGCGGCGATACCATCCCGCTTACGGCCATCGCCCAGGAACTCGCGGAGGTCGCGGGGTCGGTCTCCGATCGCGAGGTGTCATCCGGCATATCGAGCGACATCGCCTTCTGGACGACGGCGGCGCGAGACTGCGTCGCCGCGTTGGGCGCTCCGGCCGCGGCACCCCCGGCCGACCTTCTCGTCCGGCTCGCTGAACGCGCGTCAGCGCTCGCACTCGCGATGCGGTTCGATTTTCTCTACGATCGCCGCCGCCGAATCTTCTCGATCGGCTTTCGCCTCGCCGATGCCGAAGGGCCCGGCCGTCGCGACACCTCGTTCTACGATCTGCTGGCGTCGGAAGCGCGGCTGGCCAGCTTCGTCGCGATCGCCAAGGGCGACGTCCCGCAGCAGCACTGGTTTCATCTCGGCCGCCTCGTCACCAACATCGACGGCCGCGCCACCCTCATGTCCTGGGGCGGGACGATGTTCGAATACCTGATGCCGCAACTGCTGCTGCGGAGCTATCCTGGCACGCTGCTCGATCAGAGTTGCCGCGCCAGTCTTCGCCGGCAGATCGAGTACGGCAACGAACGCGGCGTGCCGTGGGGTATTTCGGAATCGGCCTACGCGTTCACCGATCGCTTCGGCAACTACCAGTACAAGGCGTTTGGCGTGCCTGGTCTGGGATTCAAACGTGGCCTCGCCGACGACCTGGTCGTGGCGCCCTATGCGACCGCCCTTGGCAGCCTCATCGATCCGGCCGCGGCGGCGTCGAACTTCCGGCGGCTGACCCGCCAGGGCATCGACGGCCGCTTCGGCTTCTACGAAGCGATGGACAACCGTCCCCGGAAGCCGGCAGCCGACGACAACCCGGCCGCCGGCGACGGCCAGCCGGAGATCGTGCGCGCCTTCTTTGCCCACCATCAGGGCATGTCGCTGGTCGCGCTCGCCAACGTGCTTCTCGAGGACGTCTTCGTGACGCGCTTTCACGCCGACGCCCGCGTCAAGGCCACGGAGCTGCTGCTCCAGGAGCGAGTGCCGCGTGAAGCAATTCTGGCAGAGGCGCGGCCGGCGGAAGGGAGCCGGGCGCTGCCGTCGATTGGCGCGGCCGTGTCACGGCGATTCCAAACGCCGCATACCCGAAGTCCGCATACGCATTTCCTGTCGAACGGCCGCTACACGGTAGCGCTGACCCATGCCGGCGGCGGATCGAGTATGTGGAACGGTCTGTCGGTGACCCGCCGCCGCGACGACCGCACCTCTGACGCCGGCGCGCACTTCATCTACCTCAGAGATCCCTGGTCGGGCGGCGTCTGGTCGGCCACCTATCAACCGATCTGCCGCGAGCCGGATGAATTCGAGACGGTCTTCGAGCTCGAGAAGGTCACGCTCCGGCGCCGGGACGGCGACTTCGATACGCAGCTGCAGATCGTCGTGTCGCCTGAAGACGACGTCGAGGTGCGGCGATTGTCGATCACCAACCGGGGCAGCCGTCCGCGCGAGATCGAGGTCACCAGTTACGCTGAAATGGTCCTCGCCCGTCCAGAGGACGATCTCGCGCATCCGGCCTTCGGCAAGCTGTTCATCGAAACCGAATACGACGCGCAGAGTGCGGGCCTGCTGTTCAGCCGACGCCCGCGTTCGGCGGAAGAACCGCACGCCTGGGCCTTTCACGTGCTCGCCGTCGACGGCCGGCTCGGCGGCGCCGTCGAATGGGAGACCGACCGTGTACGCTTCCTCGGGCGTGGACGGTCACCGTCGAACCCGGCCGCCCTCGACGGCCGCGCGCTGTCGGGAACGACCGGCGCGGTGCTCGATCCGGTGGCGGCGCTTCGCGAACGGGTGCGGCTGGCGCCGGGCGCCTTCGTCCGCGTCACCTTCGCCACCGGCGTCGCGCACGATCGACCGACGGCGCTGGCGCTGATCCACAAGTACCGCGACGCAAGCGCGGCGGCGCGCGCCTTCTCGATGGCCTCGACGCACGTCCACATCACGCTTCAGCACCTTGGACTGACCGACGATCAGGCCATCCTGTTCGATCGACTGGCGTCGCGCGTGTTCGGATCGGATCCGTCGGGCATGAGCCCCGACGACATCGCCCGCAACATCTTCGGTCAGACCAATCTGTGGGGCCGCGGCATCTCCGGCGACCTGCCGATCCTCCTCGTCCACGTCGCCGACGTCAGCGAAATCGCCCTCGTCCGGCAGTTGCTGCACGCGCAGGAGTACTGGCGGACCAAGGATCTTCGCGCTGACGTGGTGATTGTCAACGATCACCCGGCCGACTATCTCGACGAAGTGCACGCGCACCTCACCAGCCTGATGCAGGAGCCGCGATGGGCGGGCTGGCTCGACAAGCCGGGCGGGATGTTCCTGGTCCGGTCGGACGGCGTGCCGGACGTCGATCGGCATCTGCTCTCGGCGGTTGCGCGGATCGTGCTGCGCGGCGACTTCGGCGGGCTCGCGCCGCAGCTCGATCGCAAGGCGCCGTGGTTGTCGCGCGGTGAGATCATTCCGCAATCGAGCGCCCTGCGCGCCCCAACGCCGGCGCCCGTTCACGCCTCGGTCGGTCCGCGCGTGATGGAGAATGGCGTCGGCGGCTTCACGCCGGACGGGCGTGAATACGTGATTGTGCTCGACGGCGATCGCGAGACCCCGCTTCCCTGGTCGAACATCCTGGCGAACGCCGAGTTCGGGACTGCGCTCAGCGCGTCGGGCGCGGCGTATACCTGGGCCGGCAATAGTCGCGAGAACCGCCTCACCCCGTTCGCCAACGATCCGATCAGTGACCCGACGGGAGAAGCGATCTTCCTCCGCGACGAAGAGGCGGGCACGGTCTGGGGGGCGACGCCCGGCCCGCTCTCCCGTTCAGCACAGTCGGGGTCGTGGGTGATCCGTCACTCGCCTGGAATGTCGTATTTTCACTACGCGATCGACGGACTCGAGCAGGAGCTCGCGGTCGCCGTCGCGCCGGATGATCCAGTCAAGGTGTCACGGCTGACGCTGACCAATACGTCGAACACGACGCGACGCGTCTCGGCGTTCGTCTACGTCGAATGGGTGCTCGGTCCGCCGCGTTTCGGCGAGCGCCGCTTCGTGGTGTGCGAGCGGGACGATTCGACGGGGGCCATTCTCGCGAGAAACGCCTACAACACCGACTTCAAGGACCGCATCGCGTTTCTGCACGCCACCGAGCAGCCGCGCTCGATCACGTGCGATCGCGGGGACTTTATCGGCCGGAACCGCACGCTCAATGCGCCGGCCGCGTTGTTTCGCGATAGCCTGGGCGGACAGCTGGGCGCCGGCCTCGACTCCTGCGGCGCGCTGCAGATCGCCATCGAGATCCCTCCCGGCGAGACGCGGCGCGTGGCGTTCGTGCTCGGCCAGGGGCGTGACCGGGCGCAGGCCATCGCGCTCGCCGCCACCTACTCCCGCCTGGATGCCGTCGAAAACGCGATCGGCCGCTCGGCCCGATTCTGGGACGACACTCTCGGCGCCATACAGGTCCATACCCCCGATGACTCGTTCGATCTGCTGGTGAACCGGTGGCTGCTGTATCAGACGCTGAGTTGCCGCATCTGGGCGCGAAGCGGACCGTACCAGCCCGGAGGCGCGTTCGGGTTTCGCGATCAGATTCAGGACGTCCTGTCGCTGCTGTACTCGAGACCGGAACTCTGCCGTGCGCACCTGGTACTCGCCGCGTCGCGCCAGTTCGTCGAAGGCGACGTCCAGCACTGGTGGCATCCGCCGGCCGGGCGCGGCACGCGCACGCGCTGCTCCGACGACATGCTGTGGCTGCCGTATGCGGCCGCGATCTACGTAGACCGAACCGGCGATCAGTCGCTGTTCGACGAGGTGGTGCCATTTCTCGAGGCGCCGCCGCTCGCGCCGGACGAGAGCGAAACCTACAGCCTGCCCTCGGTGTCGAACACCACAGCCACGATTCTCGATCACGCGATTCGCGCCATCGAGCGGGCGCTGAAATACGGCGCGCATGGCCTGCCGCTCATCGGCTCGGGCGACTGGAACGACGGCATGAACCGGATCGGACAACTCGGCCGCGGCGAGAGCGTCTGGCTTGGTTGGTTTCTCGTCGTCATTCTCAAGCAATACGTCGCGATCTGCGACGAACGCGGTGACAGCGACCGGGCCCAGCGCTACCGGAGCGAGGTCAGGTGGCTGACCGGCATGCTGGAACTCGCGTGGGATGGCAACTGGTATCGTCGGGCGTATTTCGACGACGGCACGCCATTGGGATCTGCGCAGAACGACGAGTGCCGGATCGATTCGCTGACCCAGTCATGGGCGGTCTTCTCGCAGGAAGCCGACCCCCGCCGCGCCGCGCGCGCGATGGAAGCCGTTCGCGCCAATCTGGTGCGGCGTGACGCACAAATCGTCCTGCTGCTCACGCCTCCGTTCGATCGCACGCCTCACGATCCCGGGTACATCAAGGGATACCTGCCCGGCGTGCGCGAGAACGGCGGACAGTACACGCATGCGGCGCTGTGGGCGATCATCGCGCTGGCGCGCCTCGGTCTCGGGGACGAAGCGATGGAACTCTTCCACATGGTCAATCCGATCAACCACACCCGCACCCCGGACGGCATCGAGCAATATCGGGTGGAACCGTATGCGATGGCGGCGGACGTCTACGCGCATCCCATGCATCTCGGCCGCGGGGGTTGGACGTGGTACACCGGGTCTGCGGGGTGGATGTACCAGGCGGCCATCGAAGGACTCGTCGGTCTACGCCGCGCCGGTTCCACGTTCAGCGTTGCGCCGTGCGTGCCGCTGATATGGCCCGAGTTCTCGATCGAGTGGCGGGTCGGTCGCACGATGTATCACATTTCGGTGAGTAACCCGGATCATCGGGCGTGCGGACCGCGATCCGCCGAACTCGATGGATCGCCGGTTGATCCCGATCACATCCCGCTCCTCGACGACGGCCAGACCCACCGCGTGATTGTCGTGCTCGGAGAGGCGACCGGTCGCATCGGTCCCTCGCTGGGTCAGGCGACAACCGGATCGTCCACGCGGTAA